Proteins from one Catenuloplanes atrovinosus genomic window:
- a CDS encoding CbtA family protein translates to MTTPTLGGILRRGALAGVAAGVVASVVAFAVVEPVIARALAVEEARSAGTPAEEPLVGRAMQVAGGMVAAVAVAVCLALVLAVVFATVRHRLPARTDFGRAVLLAFLGFVSFSLVPALKYPANPPAVGDPDTVGARTAQYLSLIAAGVAIAWLAVLVRQVLVERGWSAPLAVTGGVLAGVAGYLALMLIWPGGTVEIPADVPARLIWDFRVASLAELTAMWATMGAVLGLLLTPRTGGPAARADGSTSATGL, encoded by the coding sequence ATGACCACGCCCACGCTGGGCGGCATCCTCCGGCGCGGCGCCCTCGCGGGCGTCGCGGCCGGCGTGGTGGCGTCGGTCGTCGCGTTCGCCGTCGTCGAGCCGGTGATCGCGCGGGCCCTCGCGGTGGAGGAGGCCAGGTCCGCGGGCACGCCCGCGGAGGAGCCGCTGGTCGGCCGCGCCATGCAGGTGGCCGGCGGCATGGTCGCGGCCGTCGCGGTCGCGGTCTGCCTGGCGCTGGTGCTGGCCGTGGTGTTCGCGACGGTGCGGCACCGGCTCCCGGCCCGCACCGACTTCGGCCGGGCGGTGCTGCTGGCCTTCCTCGGGTTCGTGTCGTTCTCACTGGTCCCGGCGCTGAAGTACCCGGCGAACCCGCCGGCCGTCGGCGATCCGGACACGGTGGGCGCGCGCACCGCGCAGTACCTGTCACTCATCGCTGCCGGCGTGGCGATCGCCTGGCTGGCCGTGCTGGTCCGGCAGGTGCTGGTGGAGCGCGGGTGGTCCGCGCCGCTCGCGGTCACCGGCGGCGTGCTGGCCGGCGTCGCCGGCTACCTCGCGCTCATGCTGATCTGGCCGGGCGGCACCGTGGAGATCCCGGCGGACGTGCCGGCGCGGCTGATCTGGGATTTCCGGGTCGCGTCGCTGGCCGAGCTGACCGCCATGTGGGCGACCATGGGCGCCGTGCTGGGGCTGCTGCTCACTCCGCGTACGGGCGGGCCGGCCGCCCGGGCCGACGGGAGCACGTCCGCCACTGGTCTGTGA
- a CDS encoding CbtB domain-containing protein — protein MPPTVSTGADVVAPIRVPLIAWLLAVVALGVVYLLLQENGLVTTGQIAAYLHEFTHDGRHALGVPCH, from the coding sequence ATGCCGCCGACCGTTTCCACCGGTGCCGACGTCGTCGCTCCGATCCGGGTCCCGCTGATCGCCTGGCTGCTGGCCGTCGTCGCGCTGGGCGTCGTCTACCTGCTGCTCCAGGAGAACGGGCTGGTCACCACCGGCCAGATCGCGGCGTACCTGCACGAGTTCACCCACGACGGCCGGCACGCGCTCGGCGTTCCGTGCCACTGA